From the Simplicispira suum genome, the window CTGGAGCCAGTTTTGACCCCAAATGTGAGCGCTGCTGGCACTACCGCGCCGATGTGGGGCACGACGCCGCTCACCCCACGCTCTGCGGCCGCTGCACCAGCAACCTCTTTGGCGCGGGCGAAACCCGGGCGCATGCCTGATGGCCCGCAGCAGCTTTGCTCCGCGCGCGGCCGGCAGCTTCTGGCCGTGGATCGGCTGGGCGCTGTTCATCCTCATCGTCGACCAACTGACCAAGACGCTGATCCTGGGCGCCTACCGGCTGGGCGACGCCACGCCCATCACCAGTTTCTTCAGCATCGTGCGGGCGCACAACACGGGCGCGGCGTTCTCGTTTCTGGCTCAGGCCGGCGGCTGGCAACGCTGGCTGTTTACCGGCTTTGGCGTGGCAGCAGCGCTGTTCATCGTCTGGCAACTGCGTGCCCACCCAGGCCAGCGGCTGTTTGCGTTTTCGCTCTCCAGCATTCTCGGCGGAGCGGTCGGCAACGTGGTGGACCGGCTGCTGCACGGCTACGTGGTGGATTTTCTGGACTTCCACTGGGCGGGCTCGCACTTTCCGGCCTTCAACGTGGCCGATTCGGCCATCACCCTGGGCGCTGTGTGCCTGGTGCTGGACGAATTGCTGCGGGTGCGCGGGTCGCGGTAGGCCGCTGGTGGGCGCAAGCGCTGTTGGCTGCACGCCATACGGCCCGATTATTTGCAACGCACCCTCGCCACCGCTTCTTTTGTTGTGATATAACCTTTACCAAACCGTCACCCCGGAGAGAGATATGAAAAAACTCGCAATTGCCGTTCTCGCCTGCTGCGCCTTTGGCGCGCAAGCTGCTTCCAGCGTTGGCACGCTGGACAACGTCGTTGGCAACGTCAGCGTTGGCGGCCAGGGCTTTGTGGCCCAGGCCAAAAACGGCATGCCGCTGGTTGAAGGCAGCACCGTGCTGGTATCCAGCAAAGGCATGGCAACGGTTGCACTGGCCAATGGCTGCACCGTCTCGCTCATGGGCAGCCAGCACTACACCGTCAATTCCAAGCTCACCTGCGAACAGTCGATTGCATCCGTCAAGAGCCTAGCCGCTACCACGCGCCTCGCGCAGGCACCTTTGGGCACTGGTACTGGCGGCGGCGCTGCAGGCGGCGCTGGCGCTGGTGCGGGCGGCCTTGCCGGCTTGGGCGCCGGGACCCTGGCGGCCATTGGGGGTGGCATCATCCTCACTGGCGCCATCATCGCCGACCAAAACAAAGACAAAGCCAGCGGTAGCTGATTGGCCTCGTCCACACGCCACGCCCGCTCCAACACCAACCAGGCTAGTCACTGGTTGGTGTTTTTTTTGGCCTGCGCGCTGCTGGCGCTGGCGCCGGTTTTGCGCGGCGGCAATCGGCAAATTGCGCTGGTGGGCTTGCTCCTGCTCAGCGCCCTGCTGCTCGCGGTGCTGCTGGGCTCGGTCAGTTTTGACCGCCTGTTCGGCGCGGCAGACGGCGCTGCAGAGCGGCGCGGAAAGCAGCGCGTCGGCATGCCGCTCTGGAGCGCCGTCGCCCTGTTTTTTGTAGCCAGCAGCCCCTTGTGGCTGGGCCTACTGCACCTCACGCCGCTGCCGGCCGGGAGTTGGTCCAGCCTGGCGGGGCGCGGCTGGTACTTTGACGCCCTGGCGGCGGCTGGTGGCAACCTGCCGCAAAGCCTGCCGCTCAGCCTCAACCCCGACGCCACGCTCACCGCCCTGCTCTCGGGCATTCCGGCGCTGGCCACCTTGCTCGCCGCGCTGTTCCTGCCGCGCCCGCTCATTGAAAAATGCCTGGTGGTCCTGCTGGTGCTGGGTGCTTTCGAAATGCTGCTGGCGGTGCTGCAGTTCTGGATGGGCGCGGGCTCGCCGCTGTATTTTGGCGCCGACAGCGCCACCGGCTTTGTCGGCAGCTTTGCCAACCGCAACCATCTGGCCGATTTTCTCGTCATGCTGATGCCGCTGTGGTTTTACCGTCTGGCCGAAGGCACGGGCGGACGGGCCGCACGCGCGGCCGCCCGCCACCGCCGTGCGCACCTGGGTGGTGCCGGTGCGCTGTGGCTGTTTTTTGGCTTTGCGCTGCTGGTGGTCACCCTGGCCACGCTCTCGCGCGGCGGCTTGCTGTCGGCCGCGTTGGTGCTCATGGCATGCACCCTGCTACTCATCGTCAAGCTCAAAAGCCAGCTCAGCCGCAAACAGCAGATCCTGCTTGCGGTAGCGGCTGCCGTGTTTGCTCTGCTGGCCCTTGCCGGCGTGGGCGCCGAGCGCGTGGGCCAGCGGCTGGACAAAGCCACTGTGCAGCTTGACGCCGAAACCCGCAACAACTTCACCGCCGCCACCCTGGAGGGCGCCCGCGCCTTCTGGCCCTGGGGCAGCGGCGCGGGCACCTACGAATCGGTGTTTCCGCGCTTTCAGGCGGCCGATTCGCTGCATTACGTGGAGTACGCCCACAACGACTACGCCCAACTGCTGATGGAACTGGGCCTGCCCGGCCTGCTGCTGGCGCTGGCCGTGGCTGCGCTGGTGGTTGCGCAGTGGGTGCGGCTGCTGCGCGCCTACCGGGCAGAACGCCGGCTGACGGGCGAACTGGCGCTGCGCGCCTACTGCGGCCTGGGCGCGCTGGCCCTGCTGGTGCACAGCACGGTGGAATTCAATATGCACATTCCGGCGCTGGCCCTGACCGCAGCGTTTTTGATGGGTGTCTTTCTGCGGCCGATGGATGCGCCGCGCGCCAAGGCATGAGCGGCGCGCAGACTTCAGGGCATGCGCCCCGCCGTACTGCGCCGGGCGCCATAGCGCCATGGATGGCCGCCTGCGCCACCCTGCTGGCCGCCGCCCTGCTGCCCGGCTGCGCCGCCGGTCCGGGCGCCAGCCCTTCGCCGACCCCGCCGCAACTCGTCATGACCGAAGGCGGCCTCAAACGCTGGGACCGCCCCGAAGCCTTTGGCCCCGTACCTGCGACCCAATTGGCCAGAGGCCGCGAATACTGCGCCACCCTCAACCACAGCGGCAAACGTTTTGTGCCCAGCGGTTTTCACCCGCACGCGCTCAGCGTGGAGGGGTTTCCGTTCGAAGATGGAGGTTTCTACTGCGTGCAGCAGTAAAAGAATTGGGGTCAGACCCCAAATTAAGCAATTCAGGCCCGGAAATTGGAATCTGACCCCAATTTTCTGGGCACTCACGCCCGTACGCTGTCATCGGCCAGGCCAAACACCGAATCTTCGCCTTCGGTGCGCGCCATGCGCTCGGCCAGCAGCGAGCCCTTTTCTTCGCCGCTGGGCGTGTAGCCCGCCAACCGATGCAGCATGTTGCCCACCGTGGCCATGTCGCCCGCCGCCAGGGCGGCATCCAGCGCGGCCAATTCGCCCTCCAGCGCAGGCCAGGGCAGTGAGGCTTCGCTGGCCTTCATCACGCGCGGGTGCGTGGTGGGCTGGGGGTTGTTGCCGATCAGCAGCTCTTCATACAGCTTCTCGCCGGGGCGCAGGCCCGTGATTTTGATTTCGATTTCCCCCTCGGGGCAGCTGGCGTCGCGCACGCGCATGCCCGAGAGCTCGACCATGCGGTAGGCCAGATCCATGATGCGCACCGATTCGCCCATGTCGAGCACAAACACCTCGCCCCCGCTCGCCATGGCCCCGGCCTGCACCACCAGCTCGGCGGCCTCGGGAATCGTCATGAAGTAGCGCGTGACCTCGGCGTGCGTCAGCGTAATGGGCCCGCCCTTGGCGATTTGCTGGCGAAACAGCGGCACCACCGAGCCCGACGAACCCAGCACATTGCCAAAGCGCACGATGGAAAAACACGTGGCGGCCGCCCCGGCAGGCCCTGCCACCGGCGCCCCTGCGGCAAACGCCTGCACCACCAGCTCGGCCATGCGCTTGCTGGAACCCATGATGTTGGTGGGCCGCACCGCCTTGTCGGTGCTGATGAGCACAAAGCTCTGCACCCCATGGCGCGCCGCCGCCCGCGCGCACACCAGCGTGCCCCACACGTTGTTGCGCAGGCCCTCGCCGGGGTTGTATTCCACCAGCGGCACATGCTTGTAAGCGGCTGCGTGGTACACGGTATGCGGGTGCCAGGCAGCCATGATGGCGCCGATCCGCACTTCGTTCTGCGCCGACCCCAGCAGAGGCACCAGCTCGGGCGATGGACCGTCCTGCGCCGCCAGCGCGTCTTCCAGCTCGCGGTGAATCTGGTACAGCGAAAACTCGTTCATCTCCACCAGCAGCAGGCAGGCCGGCGCGCACTTGAGCACCTGGCGGCACAGCTCGCTGCCAATGGAGCCGCCCGCGCCCGTGACCAGCACCACCTTGCCGCGCACATTGCGGTTGAGCAAAATGCCATTGGGCAGCACCGGCTCGCGCCCCAGGATGTCGGCAATGTCCAGCTCCTGCACATCCTTGAGCGACACCTTGCCCGAAGCCAGCTCGGACACCCCCGGCAGCGTGCGCACATGCACCGGGTACGGCCGCATGCCCTGCACGATGGCGTTGCGCTCCTTGCGCCCGAGCGAGGGCATGGCCAGCAGCACATGGCCCACATGCTGCTTGGCAATCAGCGCGGAAAGCTGGTCCACCCCATGCACGCGCAGGCCATCGACCGTGTGGCCGTGCAAGCGGGCG encodes:
- the lspA gene encoding signal peptidase II; translated protein: MARSSFAPRAAGSFWPWIGWALFILIVDQLTKTLILGAYRLGDATPITSFFSIVRAHNTGAAFSFLAQAGGWQRWLFTGFGVAAALFIVWQLRAHPGQRLFAFSLSSILGGAVGNVVDRLLHGYVVDFLDFHWAGSHFPAFNVADSAITLGAVCLVLDELLRVRGSR
- a CDS encoding O-antigen ligase family protein, with the protein product MFFLACALLALAPVLRGGNRQIALVGLLLLSALLLAVLLGSVSFDRLFGAADGAAERRGKQRVGMPLWSAVALFFVASSPLWLGLLHLTPLPAGSWSSLAGRGWYFDALAAAGGNLPQSLPLSLNPDATLTALLSGIPALATLLAALFLPRPLIEKCLVVLLVLGAFEMLLAVLQFWMGAGSPLYFGADSATGFVGSFANRNHLADFLVMLMPLWFYRLAEGTGGRAARAAARHRRAHLGGAGALWLFFGFALLVVTLATLSRGGLLSAALVLMACTLLLIVKLKSQLSRKQQILLAVAAAVFALLALAGVGAERVGQRLDKATVQLDAETRNNFTAATLEGARAFWPWGSGAGTYESVFPRFQAADSLHYVEYAHNDYAQLLMELGLPGLLLALAVAALVVAQWVRLLRAYRAERRLTGELALRAYCGLGALALLVHSTVEFNMHIPALALTAAFLMGVFLRPMDAPRAKA
- a CDS encoding polysaccharide biosynthesis protein, whose product is MKSNTVFRWFLALPRPAKRVLAVLHDGFFCGFTVWLAVCLRLEHWAAWSPSYTPAVVGAVGLALPLFAYFGLYRAVFRYAGWHAMLSLIRAIAVYSLVYMVIFTVIGVPGVPRSVGIVQPLLMFLMVGISRVGVRFFLGDLYRRMLGNASLPGVLIYGAGSAGRQLASALRNGREQRVVGFIDDDARLHGHTVDGLRVHGVDQLSALIAKQHVGHVLLAMPSLGRKERNAIVQGMRPYPVHVRTLPGVSELASGKVSLKDVQELDIADILGREPVLPNGILLNRNVRGKVVLVTGAGGSIGSELCRQVLKCAPACLLLVEMNEFSLYQIHRELEDALAAQDGPSPELVPLLGSAQNEVRIGAIMAAWHPHTVYHAAAYKHVPLVEYNPGEGLRNNVWGTLVCARAAARHGVQSFVLISTDKAVRPTNIMGSSKRMAELVVQAFAAGAPVAGPAGAAATCFSIVRFGNVLGSSGSVVPLFRQQIAKGGPITLTHAEVTRYFMTIPEAAELVVQAGAMASGGEVFVLDMGESVRIMDLAYRMVELSGMRVRDASCPEGEIEIKITGLRPGEKLYEELLIGNNPQPTTHPRVMKASEASLPWPALEGELAALDAALAAGDMATVGNMLHRLAGYTPSGEEKGSLLAERMARTEGEDSVFGLADDSVRA